One genomic segment of Papaver somniferum cultivar HN1 unplaced genomic scaffold, ASM357369v1 unplaced-scaffold_6, whole genome shotgun sequence includes these proteins:
- the LOC113343530 gene encoding uncharacterized protein LOC113343530 yields MSFKNKALWAEKDNGGLPDDQVAYDNPSKIESKRQYNWLFDPTEADLFPSKKQAIDTTDSRSYPGVMTANVPPWENGTNFEPGTGQQFSDRVFGSEPARDVSFDESNVHSTGSDNLNMGRSVEDPFRNDASVALSMSQDYNASSLNYGGIRRVKINQVRDSESGVSISMGHNYQVNESGDGMPFSMLHAYLHKDDSISVPPPESYQTKESSNDIPVSMYHSMSHSFIKEDQNMISFGGYQEEPVTGTSDRLINNYDLMMGQHSLVEQQSDMKPEESGLVVPQAETLLNNTTQSGTKKSGNDTKPKTSKKVSPNNNNFPSNVRSLLSTGMLDGVPVKYIAWSQQELHGIVKGSGYLCSCQSCGLSKVLNAFEFERHANCKTKHPNNHIFFENGKSIYAVVQELRSTPQNLLFEVIQTVTGSPINQKSFNLWKESYQAATRELQRIYGKDEKNQAMQNEYA; encoded by the exons ATG TCATTCAAAAATAAGGCCCTTTGGGCTGAAAAGGACAATGGAGGTTTACCTGATGATCAGGTAGCCTATGACAATCCTTCCAAAATAGAATCCAAGCGCCAATATAATTGGCTTTTCGATCCTACGGAAGCGGATCTCTTTCCAAGTAAGAAGCAGGCTATAGATACAACAGACAGCAGATCGTATCCAGGAGTTATGACTGCAAATGTTCCTCCTTGGGAAAATGGTACCAATTTTGAACCAGGAACTGGCCAGCAATTCAGTGACCGAGTGTTTGGTTCGGAACCTGCTAGGGATGTCAGCTTTGATGAAAGCAATGTGCATTCAACTGGTTCAGATAACCTAAATATGGGAAGAAGTGTGGAGGATCCATTCAGAAATGATGCTTCTGTTGCTTTGTCCATGTCCCAGGATTATAATGCTTCTTCACTTAACTATGGTGGAATTAGAAGAGTTAAAATTAACCAGGTACGAGACTCAGAAAGTGGTGTTTCTATCTCCATGGGACACAACTACCAGGTCAATGAATCTGGCGATGGGATGCCCTTCTCAATGCTTCATGCCTATCTTCACAAGGATGATAGCATCTCTGTGCCTCCACCTGAGAGTTATCAGACGAAGGAGTCCAGCAATGATATTCCTGTATCCATGTACCATTCGATGTCTCACTCCTTCATTAAGGAGGACCAAAATATGATATCTTTCGGTGGGTATCAGGAGGAGCCTGTCACAGGAACCTCAGACAGGCTTATTAATAACTACGACTTGATGATGGGTCAGCATTCCTTAGTTGAACAACAATCAGATATGAAGCCCGAGGAGAGCGGTTTGGTTGTTCCACAAGCCGAGACACTTCTAAATAATACCACCCAAAGCGGAACCAAAAAGTCAGGAAATGATACTAAGCCTAAAACGTCAAAGAAGGTATCTCCTAATAACAACAATTTTCCTTCAAATGTCCGAAGCTTGCTATCCACTGGGATGCTTGATGGAGTACCAGTGAAATATATAGCCTGGTCACAGCAG GAGCTGCACGGGATTGTAAAAGGTTCAGGATATTTATGCAGCTGTCAATCATGTGGTCTTTCTAAG GTACTCAATGCTTTTGAGTTTGAGCGCCATGCCAATTGCAAAACTAAGCACCCTAATAATCATATATTTTTCGAGAATGGGAAGTCTATTTATGCAGTAGTGCAAGAGCTAAGGAGCACTCCTCAGAACTTGTTATTTGAAGTGATTCAAACCGTAACTGGTTCTCCTATCAATCAGAAGTCGTTCAATCTTTGGAAAG
- the LOC113343528 gene encoding type I inositol polyphosphate 5-phosphatase 8-like isoform X1: MRTEHSTGSSMNYKSSWPKVVVRKWLNIKSGADEFHSDHEITDMTGNNSVEDHYDSETWLTEAAPESLKRPRIESDNPASLNKRMFVGTWNVGGKCPHERLNLKDWLLTPVPADIYVLGFQEIVPLNAGNVLGAEDYAPALKWLSLIRQALNNTDKNTEFAQNPLSRKEHKNIKTRISFSDLISLDDILDKEDSGRHSTSSSNADIEDEPSNFSMRRKSPKNTSSRYCLAASKQMIGIFLCVWVRTDLNQHVSNLKVSCVGRGIMGYLGNKGSVSISMTLHQTSFCFVCTHLTSGEKEGDEVRRNFDVIEILKKTKFSQSQRVSGQPLTPSPVSILEHDHTIWLGDLNYRLAFPGGDTDELLKNKDWETLLKKDQLMIEQRAGRVFKGWEEGSISFAPTYKYLDNSDQYVAQNQTSKSKEKRRTPAWCDRILWKGKGMKQMWYVRGESKFSDHRPVYSMFSVQLDTPIYGNKVQKSSSYSASSSAITTTATTPPFSLKSTTSTASTKEMHLETACVAKIQAEELLILPNIATDASSSGF; the protein is encoded by the exons GGCTAAACATTAAAAGTGGAGCTGATGAGTTTCATTCAGATCATGAAATTACAG ATATGACTGGAAATAATTCAGTAGAAGATCATTATGATTCAGAAACTTGGCTGACAGAGGCTGCCCCAGAGAGTTTGAAACGTCCGAGGATTGAATCAGACAATCCAGCATCTCTAAACAAAAG GATGTTTGTGGGTACATGGAATGTTGGAGGAAAATGTCCCCACGAAAGGTTGAATTTAAAGGATTGGTTACTAACTCCAGTTCCTGCAGACATTTATGTTCTTGG gtttcaggaaaTTGTACCACTGAATGCAGGGAATGTATTAGGTGCAGAGGACTACGCTCCTGCCTTGAAGTGGCTTTCACTTATACGCCAAGCTCTGAATAATACTGATAAGAATACGGAATTCGCCCAAAATCCTTTAAGTCGCAAAGAACATAAGAATATCAAAACTAGAATTAGCTTCTCTGATCTGATATCATTAGATGATATATTGGATAAAGAGGATTCAGGAAGACATTCAACTTCTAGTTCAAACGCAGACATAGAGGATGAACCCTCTAATTTTTCAATGAGGCGTAAATCTCCAAAGAATACTAGTAGTCGTTACTGCTTAGCTGCAAGTAAGCAAATGATTGGCATCTTTTTGTGTGTGTGGGTTCGCACTGATCTTAACCAACATGTTAGCAATTTGAAAGTCTCGTGTGTTGGAAGAGGCATTATGGGGTATCTTGGAAATAAG GGTTCTGTATCGATCAGTATGACATTGCATCAAACAAGTTTTTGCTTTGTGTGCACCCATTTAACTTCAGGCGAGAAAGAAGGTGACGAGGTTCGGAGAAATTTTGATGTTATTGAGATATTGAAGAAAACGAAGTTCTCTCAGTCTCAGAGAGTATCTGGACAACCACTCACACCTTCCCCTGTTAGCATTCTAGAACATGA TCATACTATTTGGCTTGGAGACTTGAATTACCGACTCGCCTTTCCTGGTGGCGACACAGATGAACTTCTGAAAAATAAAGATTGGGAAACCCTTCTCAAGAAAGACCAG CTCATGATAGAACAAAGAGCTGGCCGGGTGTTCAAAGGATGGGAAGAAGGAAGCATAAGTTTTGCCCCAACTTACAAATACCTTGATAATTCTGACCAGTACGTTGCCCAAAACCAAACATCCAAATCAAAAGAGAAGAGGAGAACACCTGCATG GTGTGACAGAATACTATGGAAAGGCAAAGGAATGAAGCAGATGTGGTATGTAAGAGGTGAATCAAAATTTTCAGATCATAGGCCTGTCTACTCCATGTTCTCAGTGCAGCTGGACACCCCAATTTACGGAAATAAAGTACAGAAGTCAAGCAGCTACTCAGCCTCATCCTCTGCAATTACGACAACAGCAACAACTCCTCCTTTTTCCCTTAAAAGTACAACTTCTACAGCTTCGACAAAGGAAATGCATTTGGAAACAGCATGTGTTGCCAAAATCCAAGCCGAAGAGCTGTTGATACTACCTAATATTGCAACAGATGCTTCCAGCTCAGGTTTCTGA
- the LOC113343528 gene encoding type I inositol polyphosphate 5-phosphatase 8-like isoform X2 produces the protein MRTEHSTGSSMNYKSSWPKVVVRKWLNIKSGADEFHSDHEITETWLTEAAPESLKRPRIESDNPASLNKRMFVGTWNVGGKCPHERLNLKDWLLTPVPADIYVLGFQEIVPLNAGNVLGAEDYAPALKWLSLIRQALNNTDKNTEFAQNPLSRKEHKNIKTRISFSDLISLDDILDKEDSGRHSTSSSNADIEDEPSNFSMRRKSPKNTSSRYCLAASKQMIGIFLCVWVRTDLNQHVSNLKVSCVGRGIMGYLGNKGSVSISMTLHQTSFCFVCTHLTSGEKEGDEVRRNFDVIEILKKTKFSQSQRVSGQPLTPSPVSILEHDHTIWLGDLNYRLAFPGGDTDELLKNKDWETLLKKDQLMIEQRAGRVFKGWEEGSISFAPTYKYLDNSDQYVAQNQTSKSKEKRRTPAWCDRILWKGKGMKQMWYVRGESKFSDHRPVYSMFSVQLDTPIYGNKVQKSSSYSASSSAITTTATTPPFSLKSTTSTASTKEMHLETACVAKIQAEELLILPNIATDASSSGF, from the exons GGCTAAACATTAAAAGTGGAGCTGATGAGTTTCATTCAGATCATGAAATTACAG AAACTTGGCTGACAGAGGCTGCCCCAGAGAGTTTGAAACGTCCGAGGATTGAATCAGACAATCCAGCATCTCTAAACAAAAG GATGTTTGTGGGTACATGGAATGTTGGAGGAAAATGTCCCCACGAAAGGTTGAATTTAAAGGATTGGTTACTAACTCCAGTTCCTGCAGACATTTATGTTCTTGG gtttcaggaaaTTGTACCACTGAATGCAGGGAATGTATTAGGTGCAGAGGACTACGCTCCTGCCTTGAAGTGGCTTTCACTTATACGCCAAGCTCTGAATAATACTGATAAGAATACGGAATTCGCCCAAAATCCTTTAAGTCGCAAAGAACATAAGAATATCAAAACTAGAATTAGCTTCTCTGATCTGATATCATTAGATGATATATTGGATAAAGAGGATTCAGGAAGACATTCAACTTCTAGTTCAAACGCAGACATAGAGGATGAACCCTCTAATTTTTCAATGAGGCGTAAATCTCCAAAGAATACTAGTAGTCGTTACTGCTTAGCTGCAAGTAAGCAAATGATTGGCATCTTTTTGTGTGTGTGGGTTCGCACTGATCTTAACCAACATGTTAGCAATTTGAAAGTCTCGTGTGTTGGAAGAGGCATTATGGGGTATCTTGGAAATAAG GGTTCTGTATCGATCAGTATGACATTGCATCAAACAAGTTTTTGCTTTGTGTGCACCCATTTAACTTCAGGCGAGAAAGAAGGTGACGAGGTTCGGAGAAATTTTGATGTTATTGAGATATTGAAGAAAACGAAGTTCTCTCAGTCTCAGAGAGTATCTGGACAACCACTCACACCTTCCCCTGTTAGCATTCTAGAACATGA TCATACTATTTGGCTTGGAGACTTGAATTACCGACTCGCCTTTCCTGGTGGCGACACAGATGAACTTCTGAAAAATAAAGATTGGGAAACCCTTCTCAAGAAAGACCAG CTCATGATAGAACAAAGAGCTGGCCGGGTGTTCAAAGGATGGGAAGAAGGAAGCATAAGTTTTGCCCCAACTTACAAATACCTTGATAATTCTGACCAGTACGTTGCCCAAAACCAAACATCCAAATCAAAAGAGAAGAGGAGAACACCTGCATG GTGTGACAGAATACTATGGAAAGGCAAAGGAATGAAGCAGATGTGGTATGTAAGAGGTGAATCAAAATTTTCAGATCATAGGCCTGTCTACTCCATGTTCTCAGTGCAGCTGGACACCCCAATTTACGGAAATAAAGTACAGAAGTCAAGCAGCTACTCAGCCTCATCCTCTGCAATTACGACAACAGCAACAACTCCTCCTTTTTCCCTTAAAAGTACAACTTCTACAGCTTCGACAAAGGAAATGCATTTGGAAACAGCATGTGTTGCCAAAATCCAAGCCGAAGAGCTGTTGATACTACCTAATATTGCAACAGATGCTTCCAGCTCAGGTTTCTGA
- the LOC113343528 gene encoding type I inositol polyphosphate 5-phosphatase 8-like isoform X4, translating into MFVGTWNVGGKCPHERLNLKDWLLTPVPADIYVLGFQEIVPLNAGNVLGAEDYAPALKWLSLIRQALNNTDKNTEFAQNPLSRKEHKNIKTRISFSDLISLDDILDKEDSGRHSTSSSNADIEDEPSNFSMRRKSPKNTSSRYCLAASKQMIGIFLCVWVRTDLNQHVSNLKVSCVGRGIMGYLGNKGSVSISMTLHQTSFCFVCTHLTSGEKEGDEVRRNFDVIEILKKTKFSQSQRVSGQPLTPSPVSILEHDHTIWLGDLNYRLAFPGGDTDELLKNKDWETLLKKDQLMIEQRAGRVFKGWEEGSISFAPTYKYLDNSDQYVAQNQTSKSKEKRRTPAWCDRILWKGKGMKQMWYVRGESKFSDHRPVYSMFSVQLDTPIYGNKVQKSSSYSASSSAITTTATTPPFSLKSTTSTASTKEMHLETACVAKIQAEELLILPNIATDASSSGF; encoded by the exons ATGTTTGTGGGTACATGGAATGTTGGAGGAAAATGTCCCCACGAAAGGTTGAATTTAAAGGATTGGTTACTAACTCCAGTTCCTGCAGACATTTATGTTCTTGG gtttcaggaaaTTGTACCACTGAATGCAGGGAATGTATTAGGTGCAGAGGACTACGCTCCTGCCTTGAAGTGGCTTTCACTTATACGCCAAGCTCTGAATAATACTGATAAGAATACGGAATTCGCCCAAAATCCTTTAAGTCGCAAAGAACATAAGAATATCAAAACTAGAATTAGCTTCTCTGATCTGATATCATTAGATGATATATTGGATAAAGAGGATTCAGGAAGACATTCAACTTCTAGTTCAAACGCAGACATAGAGGATGAACCCTCTAATTTTTCAATGAGGCGTAAATCTCCAAAGAATACTAGTAGTCGTTACTGCTTAGCTGCAAGTAAGCAAATGATTGGCATCTTTTTGTGTGTGTGGGTTCGCACTGATCTTAACCAACATGTTAGCAATTTGAAAGTCTCGTGTGTTGGAAGAGGCATTATGGGGTATCTTGGAAATAAG GGTTCTGTATCGATCAGTATGACATTGCATCAAACAAGTTTTTGCTTTGTGTGCACCCATTTAACTTCAGGCGAGAAAGAAGGTGACGAGGTTCGGAGAAATTTTGATGTTATTGAGATATTGAAGAAAACGAAGTTCTCTCAGTCTCAGAGAGTATCTGGACAACCACTCACACCTTCCCCTGTTAGCATTCTAGAACATGA TCATACTATTTGGCTTGGAGACTTGAATTACCGACTCGCCTTTCCTGGTGGCGACACAGATGAACTTCTGAAAAATAAAGATTGGGAAACCCTTCTCAAGAAAGACCAG CTCATGATAGAACAAAGAGCTGGCCGGGTGTTCAAAGGATGGGAAGAAGGAAGCATAAGTTTTGCCCCAACTTACAAATACCTTGATAATTCTGACCAGTACGTTGCCCAAAACCAAACATCCAAATCAAAAGAGAAGAGGAGAACACCTGCATG GTGTGACAGAATACTATGGAAAGGCAAAGGAATGAAGCAGATGTGGTATGTAAGAGGTGAATCAAAATTTTCAGATCATAGGCCTGTCTACTCCATGTTCTCAGTGCAGCTGGACACCCCAATTTACGGAAATAAAGTACAGAAGTCAAGCAGCTACTCAGCCTCATCCTCTGCAATTACGACAACAGCAACAACTCCTCCTTTTTCCCTTAAAAGTACAACTTCTACAGCTTCGACAAAGGAAATGCATTTGGAAACAGCATGTGTTGCCAAAATCCAAGCCGAAGAGCTGTTGATACTACCTAATATTGCAACAGATGCTTCCAGCTCAGGTTTCTGA
- the LOC113343528 gene encoding type I inositol polyphosphate 5-phosphatase 8-like isoform X3 yields the protein MRTEHSTGSSMNYKSSWPKVVVRKWLNIKSGADEFHSDHEITDMTGNNSVEDHYDSETWLTEAAPESLKRPRIESDNPASLNKRFQEIVPLNAGNVLGAEDYAPALKWLSLIRQALNNTDKNTEFAQNPLSRKEHKNIKTRISFSDLISLDDILDKEDSGRHSTSSSNADIEDEPSNFSMRRKSPKNTSSRYCLAASKQMIGIFLCVWVRTDLNQHVSNLKVSCVGRGIMGYLGNKGSVSISMTLHQTSFCFVCTHLTSGEKEGDEVRRNFDVIEILKKTKFSQSQRVSGQPLTPSPVSILEHDHTIWLGDLNYRLAFPGGDTDELLKNKDWETLLKKDQLMIEQRAGRVFKGWEEGSISFAPTYKYLDNSDQYVAQNQTSKSKEKRRTPAWCDRILWKGKGMKQMWYVRGESKFSDHRPVYSMFSVQLDTPIYGNKVQKSSSYSASSSAITTTATTPPFSLKSTTSTASTKEMHLETACVAKIQAEELLILPNIATDASSSGF from the exons GGCTAAACATTAAAAGTGGAGCTGATGAGTTTCATTCAGATCATGAAATTACAG ATATGACTGGAAATAATTCAGTAGAAGATCATTATGATTCAGAAACTTGGCTGACAGAGGCTGCCCCAGAGAGTTTGAAACGTCCGAGGATTGAATCAGACAATCCAGCATCTCTAAACAAAAG gtttcaggaaaTTGTACCACTGAATGCAGGGAATGTATTAGGTGCAGAGGACTACGCTCCTGCCTTGAAGTGGCTTTCACTTATACGCCAAGCTCTGAATAATACTGATAAGAATACGGAATTCGCCCAAAATCCTTTAAGTCGCAAAGAACATAAGAATATCAAAACTAGAATTAGCTTCTCTGATCTGATATCATTAGATGATATATTGGATAAAGAGGATTCAGGAAGACATTCAACTTCTAGTTCAAACGCAGACATAGAGGATGAACCCTCTAATTTTTCAATGAGGCGTAAATCTCCAAAGAATACTAGTAGTCGTTACTGCTTAGCTGCAAGTAAGCAAATGATTGGCATCTTTTTGTGTGTGTGGGTTCGCACTGATCTTAACCAACATGTTAGCAATTTGAAAGTCTCGTGTGTTGGAAGAGGCATTATGGGGTATCTTGGAAATAAG GGTTCTGTATCGATCAGTATGACATTGCATCAAACAAGTTTTTGCTTTGTGTGCACCCATTTAACTTCAGGCGAGAAAGAAGGTGACGAGGTTCGGAGAAATTTTGATGTTATTGAGATATTGAAGAAAACGAAGTTCTCTCAGTCTCAGAGAGTATCTGGACAACCACTCACACCTTCCCCTGTTAGCATTCTAGAACATGA TCATACTATTTGGCTTGGAGACTTGAATTACCGACTCGCCTTTCCTGGTGGCGACACAGATGAACTTCTGAAAAATAAAGATTGGGAAACCCTTCTCAAGAAAGACCAG CTCATGATAGAACAAAGAGCTGGCCGGGTGTTCAAAGGATGGGAAGAAGGAAGCATAAGTTTTGCCCCAACTTACAAATACCTTGATAATTCTGACCAGTACGTTGCCCAAAACCAAACATCCAAATCAAAAGAGAAGAGGAGAACACCTGCATG GTGTGACAGAATACTATGGAAAGGCAAAGGAATGAAGCAGATGTGGTATGTAAGAGGTGAATCAAAATTTTCAGATCATAGGCCTGTCTACTCCATGTTCTCAGTGCAGCTGGACACCCCAATTTACGGAAATAAAGTACAGAAGTCAAGCAGCTACTCAGCCTCATCCTCTGCAATTACGACAACAGCAACAACTCCTCCTTTTTCCCTTAAAAGTACAACTTCTACAGCTTCGACAAAGGAAATGCATTTGGAAACAGCATGTGTTGCCAAAATCCAAGCCGAAGAGCTGTTGATACTACCTAATATTGCAACAGATGCTTCCAGCTCAGGTTTCTGA